TGAAAACAAATTCAGCTCTTGTATTGAAAATTCTAAAGCCTATTCGGATTATATAACATCAAAACATAAAATATTACTTATTCCTGTTCCTATAGTAAAAATTGCCATGGGAGAAGATCTTAAAATTTTCGAAATAAGTTTTCAAGATAAGAATAAAGATTTTCCAGGATATATTCAATTAAATAAAAAATCTTTATATATAAATGAAAACATGAGCCTTGAAAATAAAAGATTTACAATAGCAAAATACTTGGGGCATTATTTGATGCATCAAGATCAAATAAAAAATCTATCTAAAAATGAAAACTATTATAACAACATTCAAGATAGTCAAATGGTAACAGAAGCTAACATATTTGCAGCAAACATATTGATCCCAACAACCACATTAAAATTAAAATTATCTCAATATAAATCTAAAGAGTATCCCCAAAAAACAATAGCAAAAGAATTCCAAGTAACTGAAAATATAATTTATTTAAAATTAAGCATAATTAATGATCTTGTCAAAATAGATAAAATAAAAAAGAGTAAAAAATTTTTAAAAATTAAAA
The sequence above is drawn from the Borreliella burgdorferi B31 genome and encodes:
- a CDS encoding ImmA/IrrE family metallo-endopeptidase, with protein sequence MNENKFSSCIENSKAYSDYITSKHKILLIPVPIVKIAMGEDLKIFEISFQDKNKDFPGYIQLNKKSLYINENMSLENKRFTIAKYLGHYLMHQDQIKNLSKNENYYNNIQDSQMVTEANIFAANILIPTTTLKLKLSQYKSKEYPQKTIAKEFQVTENIIYLKLSIINDLVKIDKIKKSKKFLKIKNTKEKIEANIYLHNTDKIKESIALDLEKYELEKKERIKKIFEDLE